The Rosa rugosa chromosome 3, drRosRugo1.1, whole genome shotgun sequence sequence ttttccctttctgtTTGGAATCTTGAGGATGGTGATTATTCTTTGTACTTTTACTTATTGAATGCAGTAGGGGATCGATAATTCTCTTGGTCCCCTCATTTTTTTATAATCATGATCTACCGCTGCAAGAGCAGGAGATTAGGCTTTTGTTTGGATATGATATTTGATTTGGACAAAAATCCATCCATCTtgctaaaaaagaaaggaaaacaaacaattaattaatttgtgAATTCGAACATCATACTGAAAGAAATTTCACTAGGTACGCAGAGTGCAATTTACAATTTAAGTGAACTTGAAAAGAGGGCATCATATGCTTTACAATTTTTCAAAAACCCCATAACCAGAAAATTGGGGCACATCAAAGAGCCCAAAATAGAGTTCAAAATAGCACGGAAGGAACTACAATTGCAAGTAGATACCAAACTCAAAGTGCCGAGAGTTGTTCACGCCTCCCCTTCAAAGAATACGGTGCGAACCTCTTCGAAGAAACTGGGGCACGCTTTTTCATGGAGGGAACCCACTGCTCATTGACCCAGTTCATATGAAACCTCAACTTTGAAAGTGGGCAAGCAATCTCTTCCCCAGTGTTTTCAAAGAAAACAACGTAATAATCAGAGTCTATCTTCCTGGAAATAGTTCCAACCCACCAAACGTCGTTGAGAAAAGCATCGACCCTCTGCCCTTTAAGACTAGAATACCTAGAAGGCACGATATTAGGTGGTAGAGGCCGCACTTCTTTCACCTTGACAGTCTCTCTCAGAGGTGTAGATTCATCGTGCTCCTCCACAAAATGCTTGTACTCAACCAAGTAGTTGGTACCCATATTTGCGACTATGGTTGCTTCCCAATATGAGCCAAGAAACCCTTCCGAGTTGTAGCACACTTCGACTGCATCTCCTATTTGAAATGTGCATTTTGA is a genomic window containing:
- the LOC133737782 gene encoding protein AGENET DOMAIN (AGD)-CONTAINING P1-like, which translates into the protein MAFQSKCTFQIGDAVEVCYNSEGFLGSYWEATIVANMGTNYLVEYKHFVEEHDESTPLRETVKVKEVRPLPPNIVPSRYSSLKGQRVDAFLNDVWWVGTISRKIDSDYYVVFFENTGEEIACPLSKLRFHMNWVNEQWVPSMKKRAPVSSKRFAPYSLKGRREQLSAL